One Candidatus Nitrotoga arctica genomic window, ACAACAGATAGAAATTGCCGACCTGCCGCTCGAATTGCGCGAGGCACCCGCTGTCACTGATGCCTCGCCCGACGATTGGCGTTGCGAGTTGGGTCTGCAGGTCACGCTTGCATTGCAACGTGGGGATCAAAATATACTAGGCAGTTTAAACCAGCAGTTCGAACGCACACTGATTACTCAGGCACTGAAGCACACTGATGGCAGACGCATAGAAGCTGCTGCCCTCCTGGGCATGGGACGTAACACGATGACACGCAAGATTCAGGAATTTGGATTGGATCAATAAATAGCGGCGATATTATTTAATAATAACTTGCACCGGACAAAAAAGAGGATTCCCGGAATCAATCAATTCAACTTAGCGGGGATGAGTCAGAACAGTGTTTTTGGTCTGGCCGCAAGAGTACAAATACCGTCAGTGCGGTAAAGGCAAGACATGCAGCCAAAAAGAAAGCGCTGGACGGATGCATTAACCACAACGCCCCAGCGATCAGTGATGCAGGCAGATAGATAAGGCCGGTCACAAAATTGTAGACACCGATCGCGGATGCGCGCCGCTCTAATTCGAGATCTGCTATAAACGCCTTGCTTTGGGCTTCGTCGATCGCATAAAACACGCCATAGATGATGAAGAGGGCAATGATCTGCCATTGTGTGGTCGCGAATGCGAAGCCGAGGCTCATCAATAGATAGATCAGGTAGCCCAGCATTATTATCCGAGCCCTTCCTAAACGGTCCCCAAGTTTGCCTATCAGTGGTGATGCAACAACGAACGCAATATTGAACAAGGCGTAAAGCAACACGATGTCCTTAATTGAAAAACCGACGCTGTGTGCACGTAACAGCAGAAAGCCGAAACTGAAATAGGCCAGTGAAAAGATTCCTGCTGCAACAAGGTAGCGTTTGAATTGCGGGCTGAGAATTTTCCATGTTTCGAACATATTCTCGCGTCGGTGCTCAACCCCTGGAGGATTCTTGATGAGACTCAAGATCAGGACGCCGAGCAAGGCGGGAATGAGCGCGGCCCAGAACAGGATCCGGAACGTCGAGGCTCCGTCACCCAGCCATGAAAGCAGACCGTACGCCACAAGTGGGCCAAGAACGGCTCCAGACTTGTCGAGAGCTTTGTGCACTCCGAATGAATATCCCCTCGTGTCTTTGTCGGATACTGCCGCAAGCCAGGCATC contains:
- a CDS encoding MFS transporter; this encodes MSPDPAGKKFGVHPDILKLGLVSFLTDLSSEMIFSVFAIFFTTIAGASAALLGLIEGLADFSASSLNYLAGWLSDRTGKRKVFALAGYGFSALAKIILLITSSVVGLSIFRVIERLGKGFRGPPRDAWLAAVSDKDTRGYSFGVHKALDKSGAVLGPLVAYGLLSWLGDGASTFRILFWAALIPALLGVLILSLIKNPPGVEHRRENMFETWKILSPQFKRYLVAAGIFSLAYFSFGFLLLRAHSVGFSIKDIVLLYALFNIAFVVASPLIGKLGDRLGRARIIMLGYLIYLLMSLGFAFATTQWQIIALFIIYGVFYAIDEAQSKAFIADLELERRASAIGVYNFVTGLIYLPASLIAGALWLMHPSSAFFLAACLAFTALTVFVLLRPDQKHCSDSSPLS